DNA sequence from the Vicia villosa cultivar HV-30 ecotype Madison, WI linkage group LG3, Vvil1.0, whole genome shotgun sequence genome:
TAGTTCATCGGGAAGCTTGTCAAGGTAATCGTGCCATGCATGGAGAAGGGTTTGAATTGGTGGATTATGTGCTCTTGGCGGGGACGAGACTTTCTCTTTTAAGTTGCTTTCGATGGGAATAAGATTTAACTTGAGCCAGTTATTAAGAGCTTGAATGTAATGTTTCTGTTGAGTCACGAGCTTCTCAAATTGTGACTGCCATTCTTGGATTACATTCCAAAGCTGTATGGTTCGGTCATAATGATGTTTGGTTGTTTCCTTCTGATCTTGAGAAATATCAAGAGATTTGAGGTCGGTTACTATTTTCAGCTGACTGTCATGATGCATGAACATACTCTCCCACATATTGGCCATCCTGAAAAGAAATCAAGTTGGTTCGTGATTAAGATAAAGATCCATTTCTGAAGCTAACAACAGAAACTTGGTACATGGTTGGTAtgatcatgccaaaaatggataaactTTTAGATCATGTAGAAGTCAATACCATAGCAAATTGAAAACTAGAAAACCATACATGAAATGAAAGTGAAATGATTATTAAGATATTTATCAACTTCGACCGCGTTATATAATGCTTTTAGATTGGGATGGTTAAAGAAAGTTCACAATGCCTAGAGTTTCTTTCCTATTCCTCATGCAAGCATAGCTACTCACTACCACTAAGATATCAAATACCATTGGAAATACTTACTCAATAACAAGAGCAACAAGTTTGGGATACAGCTGAGCATCGCGAATATGGTTCACTTCTGAAACTGTTGAATCCATCGACTGCATATCAACAATATATCTTGTGTGTAAATGACTTACGGCCGCTTTAGTTTTCCCTAAAGAATCAACACTGGCGCCACGCTTCTTCTGCTTGTTCAAAACTGAAACTTTTCTTTGATATTCAAACTTCATAAGCTCACCTTGCTGTCAACAATAGCAACATGTTACAAATAGCAATAACAACTTCACAATATGAATGACAAAATTGGAAGATGACAACTACCTTGACCTCTTCATAGAGTTTCTTTTCCCAAGCTAACAACTTGTCCAAAACAGTGGCATGTGTTTCATACTCTTCCGAATCAAAATCATCTTTAGCACCCTCCCCGTTCGACACACCCTTGAAGGACCTATTCCATGTTATCACTTTCATGACTCTAGCCGAATGATCAATGTGACCTGCTCATATCACCGCAAATTAGCCTCCACCATACATGTCCATTCCAACTAACAACAactaactaaaaaccctaaacaAAGGGTTTAGGTCGACAGTTTAGACGTGCCTTTAGAACTTTGGTATTTACAAACATAAACTTAAATCGAATGAAATAAAGGAAAAATAGATCGAATACAAAATACATTACCCCGATTATCGGCGAAATTAGAATGATAATGCAACCTAGTAGCTTCAAGCATCTTGGAAACTTCTTGAGCAGTTTCAGAAGCTTTAAGAAAATGATCATCAAGGGAACCAAGAATCTGCATGAGAGAAACAGTGGGAACCAACTTAATTGCTCTTCTAAACTCAGCAGGAGCAGTTTTAGAATGTTCAATGTGTTTGGCCTCTCTTATCACATCATCCTCATGATCATGAACATGCTCATGTTCTTTACTATACACATCAACCTCCGCTTTCTCCGGCGTCTTCGGTTCAATCTCATCCTCCACATGTCCTTTGTTATCATCAACATTCTcatcttcaatttcaatttcacctTCTTCATTCTCAATCTCATCTTCCTCATTCAAAGAAGCTCTCGCCATGTTCATATCCATGAAGAAATAATCCCACGCCATGTTTTTCGACTCCGGCAGAGGCGGCGGCGGCATCGCTTTACCTCCAGGCGGAGAAGGCGGCGCGTGAACCAATCCATCACCGTCACCGTCTTTCCCTCTCTCTCCCTCAACCTCGATTTTCGCGTTTTTCTCCATCTCTTCGACAATGGAGACACCACCGCTAGGTTTTCTATGCTGCAAAGCCACAGGCGGCAACGTGACAGCGCGTTTGAGCGACGCAGGTGAGAAATTAGGCGGAAGAGGCGGTGGAGGAGGGAGATTCTCCTCCATGTGCGGCGGAGGCGGCGGCGGTGGAGGCGGCGGCTGTGCGTTAGAGGAAGTATTCATCGGCGGCGGGTGAAGTTCAATATCATCCAAATGCGTTTCGCCGTGAGAGTAATCCGAAAGAGCGGCGCCGGTGTTTTTAAGAGCCATGGCGTAACCGGAATGACCGGCGGCGAAGGCGTTACGAGCAACAACGGCTTCTCTCATCAAATTCTTCCGCTCTTTACATCTAGCAACTGATTCTTCATTGTCTATTCTGGACTGTGCACAACCCATTTTGATTTTGGAGAGAGAAAGTGAAGGTTGAAGAAGTTAGTTGAAGATGAAAATAGAATGTGTGTGAGAGTTTGAAGAGTTAGATTTGAGTTTAGAAGCAAAACGACGTCGAATTGAAAAGAAGGGTTTTAGATTGAGTGAGTGTGGAAAGGAAAGGAGAATGGTGACAAGATAGTACAGAAGAGAGAGTGTGCAGAGTGAGGTAGTGTTATACAACTGagattatttgtttttgtttagttTATAGTTTAGGAGAGAAaggaatttaatttaaatttattttaaaataacggtcatatttctgtttttttttttaattttcgaaATAAATGAGTTAAATATGTATATTTTGAATTAAGGTAATTGAAACTGACGCTTTTTTTAATGTATAGGAATATTACTTAAAAAGACAAGAGGAACTTTTAGTATGAGAGCTCAATCTTAATGCTATAAATCGACTTAGTTTTTCAATGGAAGATAATGGTAATTTCCTAATTTTCTGTTAATTCCTAAAATGTTCAAATATTTGAAATGGCAATTTAGTTCagtattttgaaatttaaatcaGTGATAAATTCAGTCAAAGTATTAAATCACTTACTTATTGATAAAGATAGATCATgggtaatattttaaaaattaaaaaaattcatgatacaaaaatattaattatattaaaatagattgtatttttttttttacttgttcAAAAGCAAAAGCCGAttgtgttttaaaaaatttaattttaaaatttaatttgttttaatacaAAAGTACATAGTTATTATCGTTATTATGTAGATATAATACATGATTATCTAATATCCAAATTATTTGTGTTTGTTTATTTTCATATAACATGGAGATTATGGACTCAACTAAGGGCATTTGTTttagcttttaaaaaaaatagtttttatagtTTTAAAAACCATACttgattacaaaattcaattcatGGACATGAGGATATGCTATTTTGATCGGTCACTATTTATAATTGGTTTTCGTCAATCATCCGGCAAATATTCTAGCATTTCGGTAACACAATGTTCCATCTTCTATCGTTTTTTTTATTTCGTTTTAGTTTTCATGCTAAGTGGTTTTGCATTGCATTGATTTGAAATTCATGTCAATTAGGGTGTTTTGATGCTTGGTTTGATAGTGTTAGTGTTTCAAGTGCAAGCGATCAATTCCGAGGAAGTAATGTTGAGCCGGAGGTCATTCTGCCGAAGCTAGAGGTGCAAATTTCTCTATAGCAGAAGCCTGACACGGGAGCTCGTGTTGCCTGACACAGCCTGTGTCAGGATGAAGGTTGAAACATGCAAAATAAGAGAAGTCGAaggctgacacgggtgcccgtgtcagaagGCCTGGGAGCAAGAAATTTCAACATCCAAGGCAaagggccaacacgggtgcccgtgttgcctgacacgattcgtgttggcaggcgcgagaAAGAACACATATTTTGATTCATTCAAAAATTTGAGCTCATTAAGGATTGTTTCGACTTTCCGCATGGTTGTGTTGTGACCTGATACTACTTAGACCtagttttgaaaaacatttgGCATCTTGGATCTTGGAGAATAAAGAATTGGAAAAGGAAGAAAGAGCTAGCAAGGGTTTTGGGAGaaggagatcttcaagagcattAGCGATTGGAGATCAAAAGAATCCAGAATTTTTGTAATGTTTATATCTCCCTTTGTAATTTCCTTGAATATCATGAG
Encoded proteins:
- the LOC131660010 gene encoding protein ALTERED PHOSPHATE STARVATION RESPONSE 1 produces the protein MGCAQSRIDNEESVARCKERKNLMREAVVARNAFAAGHSGYAMALKNTGAALSDYSHGETHLDDIELHPPPMNTSSNAQPPPPPPPPPPHMEENLPPPPPLPPNFSPASLKRAVTLPPVALQHRKPSGGVSIVEEMEKNAKIEVEGERGKDGDGDGLVHAPPSPPGGKAMPPPPLPESKNMAWDYFFMDMNMARASLNEEDEIENEEGEIEIEDENVDDNKGHVEDEIEPKTPEKAEVDVYSKEHEHVHDHEDDVIREAKHIEHSKTAPAEFRRAIKLVPTVSLMQILGSLDDHFLKASETAQEVSKMLEATRLHYHSNFADNRGHIDHSARVMKVITWNRSFKGVSNGEGAKDDFDSEEYETHATVLDKLLAWEKKLYEEVKQGELMKFEYQRKVSVLNKQKKRGASVDSLGKTKAAVSHLHTRYIVDMQSMDSTVSEVNHIRDAQLYPKLVALVIEMANMWESMFMHHDSQLKIVTDLKSLDISQDQKETTKHHYDRTIQLWNVIQEWQSQFEKLVTQQKHYIQALNNWLKLNLIPIESNLKEKVSSPPRAHNPPIQTLLHAWHDYLDKLPDELAKSAISSFAAVIKTIILQQEEEMKLKEKCEEIQKEFMKKNQAFQDWYQKHLQKMGPEEADRGEEGNTNNPVSEKQFVVESLKKRLEEESESHKKLCVQVREKSLQSLKTRLPELFRALSDYTHACSDAYNRLKSIAQSQGGNAA